CtctaatgaagaaataaagatcTAAGGAACCTATCGATCAATATATTGATCCTTTCAACGTTTTCTTTCAGTTTCTCACGAAGAATCCGGTGAAGAGACTCGGCTGCGGGCTACGAGGAGAGGAGGACGTACGGAGCCACGCGTTCTTCCGACGTATCGATTGGGAGAAGATAGAGAATCGGGAGGTGCAGCCACCGTTCAAGCCGAAAATCGTGAGTATCTTTATGTAaggggaaagagaggagaagttGAACGTTTCATTCCGTAGAAACATCGCAAGGACGTAAGCAACTTCGACAAGCAGTTCACCTCGGAGAAGACGGATTTGACTCCCACGGACAAGTTGTTCATGATGAACCTGGATCAAACGGAGTTTATGGGTTTCTCGTTTCTCAATCCGGAATTCGTGCAACACGTTTAAATCGATGGAATATCCTAAGTCACTGGCTAGTTTTAATCTCatacgtttctctctctctctctctccctccatcTCTCCCTCCAAAGACGTTCATCTTCGCTACTCAGGGGCTTTCACCGTCATTTccctatctctttctctctatctctctatctatctatctatctctctctatctctatacttctttcttcctccgaACCCCCGATATCGATCCACTTTCTTCGAAACTTGGCAATTTGGTATCTCGGTTGCTAGAGGCaactttttccaaaaaaaaaaaaagaagaattttcactttgtaatctttaataatctcAGAGATCGGGTCTCAACGTATCGCGTTGGTTATCGCGTTGGATTCGCCCGATGAAACGAAACGGGATGAAAATCGGAAGGTGCTACGAGATCGGGTGgtacgagaaaagaaaagaaagaggagaaaataaattacgatCGCAAATCGTTGAATGGAAAACGTCGCGCTTCCTTCAGCGTTTTTATCGGAAAATATTTCCCATATTGCCCTTCTCGTTCTTCTCCCCCCACCCTTCCTCCTCGATAcgtttttcttcgattattttccgggacacgtatatacacacatacacgtacacgtacacacacatacacgcgACTgtgtaaattatacatattgaacaaatgaattatattcctattgttattatgattaattattattattattattattattgttaatattactattattattattattagatatattctcCAACTTATAGAAATAATCGCGAATTGTTATACGTGTTATacgtgaatttattaaatttcaatccgcgaattaatttcgtttaattaaacgattttcTCTTATGTAATCTTTCCAGCTAGTTAAGATAATTaagcgaattaattttttctttttttgcggacacggataaaaaaaattttaacgaacggTAACAAACGTTCGATTTCTAGTCCACACATTTCCATACAGGTATAATGCTTATACGTATGTATAACGTGTGCCTATATACggagaaaaattatacgatacatatatgtatatatacgatatatatatatatatatatcgtatatttgcTCCCCGCTAAATTAATTGGTTATCGAAGCACGAACTCGAAGCGCGTTTTCTTCTGAATGCCATTTATTCACTTCCAAGAACGTGCTCGGTGAGCTTGACGGTGGTAGTGAGATTATAACGATCGTAAGTAATTTTATACGCGAGGACGGACTGCAACAATGTTGACGTTGTTGTTtgcgaaaaaagagagaaaaaaaagaaaaaaaacacgtACAGACGATTAGGATGGTGCTAGAATGATCGACGATACGACGGTCGAATCGAGTTATTCTTGTCTGGTTTGTTAATCGATGTCCATTCGATACTTGCCTCGTTCGGAGCTCGTTgttatcgatcgaacgaagcgAGTATAGGTAGTGGAAAGACAGTGGAACGGTTATTTCATCACCGGCACACATCTCGTATTTTCCTCGCTTTTTTCGATTCGTTGATTTCGAGTCGTTCGCTCGAAACGACGAAAGGGCGATGCTTCGGTATTCCTCGATGAAGCTCTTCTCGTGCCTGAAATCCTCGCTCCGGTGATATACGCCTTTTCTATCGAGCTTGTTTCGGCTCGCGTCATCGAGGACGAAAACAATGAAACGACGAACGAaacgttcgatcgattttgCGAAGtcgcgaaaaattttttcctcctcgatctctctttttttcggtCGGTTGCTACGCCGACGCTCGATAGTaggattaattattacttgtcGATTAATTAAGCGTAATTGtcgtagatatatatataaatataaatatatatatatatgtatatatacatatatatatacatatatacatatacatatacacacagaCACACACATATGTATACAAGTTGACTGGCTCGTTAATTTTTACGAGCGtcccctttttttctaatacatatatatatatatagacacaTATACACACGTTTCACGTTCGCGACTCGACGAGTGACAGTGGAACCGTTCGACAATCGAAATGTTCGAGTTTACGAGTGCGTTTCGCTTGGAACATTAACTCTATACGTTAGCAACCAtcctcgataaatttttcactctTCGAGAACAAAGCGTACACGTTAACATACGCGCACGCACACGGACTCGTACCCTTCCATTCGGGATCTTTGTTATCTCTCGCTCGTAACGATcttccattttaaaaaaaaccttTGCCTCCTTTGTCCTCTGATGTTTAGTCCATCGGCGGACAAAGGATACGAGTTCgtgaatttcgaaagaaaaagagagaaaagaaaaagaaaacaatcgaGCGTATTAATTACATGTTCCAATAAATAAGCGATTATCGTAACGTAATTCTCGCCTCCTTTATTCAACGGGTGATTCAATCATATTCTTCTATCCACGAATTTACGTAATCTCCTTGATATCCCACCGCTCTTCTCTTATCCGATTCGATTCAAGAATCACACGCACCTCGTCACGTGTTACGATTCCCTTGTTCGTCaaaatgactttttttttcttttccaaccaACGATTCGCGTGACAAAGTGATGATTTCAACcgatttcgatgattttaatttatcgaaaaatccaAAATGATTAATGGCGAATCGCGTTCTGTTTGTATAGAACAATATATCGATctcacaaaataaaaattccttcaatttcaccgatcgatttttttttttttttttttttgatatatcccAAATGTTCGAGACTACGTAATCCATGTTCGAGATCTATCTATTTTTGTaccaaaatgataaaaaaaaaaaaaaaaagagaagaaaaaaaagaaaaaagaatgaaagaaatttctttattcactAAAGAAATCGTGCCGTGAAATCGCgcgatcgattctttttttcttcctctaacGGCCGTCTAGTGATGGGTAGTAGTATATCTTTTCCCATCACTGTGCGATCATATCTTTCGTAACCTATTTTAGATCGTACGCGAACAAAGATAGTAATCGTTGGATAATTTCATGAAGTAGTCATCGATTAGCGGAACGATTTATAGttcgaaaattgaaacaaagcGGAAGAACGAGGAATCTAGAGATCTCGAGCATCCTCGAAGTCGGCAAAACGCCATGTTTCGAGGCTGCACAAGCTTACCTAGTCTTATTTACTTactcacgtatatatatacatatatatatatgtatagataatAAGCTCTGCTGGCATTCCAGCTAAGCGACATACacgatgattttataattgttgtcGCCGATTTATCCtctcttgttttttctttaaagataaaaaaaaaaaagaaaaaaattatttcttttttcctcaatacgatcttttttaattctctattCGATTCTCTTTCATCTCGTTCATTTctgtatatttactttataccCTCTTTTCATCTTTGTGCTCTGATCATTGTTcctatttaaagttttaaaagtttttaaaagtaaGGGGTAGAGAATGATATCGTTTATCGTAGTTTTTAATGCAGTAAAACAGTTAAGACACTTGTTAatctcaattattaaaatcgcgAAAAATCTATACGTGTTTTGTCTATCGACGCGAAACAAATCTCTCTCGAATTCTCTCTTACGTCCTAAAAATCGTATCGTTATTCGAGTAGCGAAACAGTTTgaacaaatttctttctttattcgttCGTCGAATGTGTATATCTTCTTCCATATGTTGTGAATTATCTTATTGTAAAGATTGAATCACGTGTTCCACGTGGTTCGTCTGTTCGAATGGAACGAACCgataagaagaagagaagatgaaatatattcaaaaataaggaATGTAAATCGCGTAACTTCGGTCACTCTCGAAGTTGTAATTTTGTTCGTTTCTCTCGATTACACGTCGCATGACACTATACACAAGTTCGCTCGTACACAcatgtttttaaaatgtttttctgcATTTATAATgtcctaataaaaagtttcgaatcgTGTCATGAGAAAGATTATTCGTGAAATTGTACTCGAACAAACCATACTGCACGTACGAAgagtttcgtttcgaaactttGAACGTAAAAGTCGATTCTCGAATCGAAACTCGTACTCGCGATCAGAACGCCATCTTTCGATCCTTGTCGCTCCAGTGAGAAGACGCCACTTATACCGGTGTCAAGTATCAAGTGAAATCGTTTGCAAACCGAACCGCGGAAATCGTTATCGTCATActtaatatcgatattatatccGAATAACGCGAACAACGAAAAAGTTAGTGTCGTGATGTGTGGATAGAAGCAATATAATTTCTCGATAACGTTTCTCAATCGTGACGTTTTGTCTTTCgactattcttttttctttttttttgccattAAACGTTCGCGTCTCCGTAATGCGAAtgtaattcgaattaatcgaaGGTATCGGTGAATACGCGATCATTGCTTCGTCTCGTTCTCTTTTATCTCAAATCACTTTTTGCTTCGAAACGCGACGACTATGAGTCTGCGCGCGCATCCATTGCTGTCAGTTGCACGTTGCGGGAACTCCGAAGAAAGGACGAATCGTTCAAAATGATATTCCTTTTTTGTTCGTTTTTATTTGGATGAATCAAACGGATCGTTTCATTCGATCGCATCTCGTATTCGTCTCTCGAATAGAGGGAACCTGAGAAATCAACCGTTCAACTGGTAagtatatatctttcttttttcttccacttTGGCAATGCgatgaaaatatcaatattttacgaatataattcatttatttcgttCGTATTCGATGCGTGccaaaatatttctatgcTATACTCGATACAAATTGGCTAAGGCTTTGGACTATCTCCGGTATATTTGCGACTTTTGCGAACGTACAGTCGCGTATACGTATCGCGTGTTTATACTCGGGCTATGTACAATTTTAACACGTAATGGTATATGCATATTTACCGATAAGAAAGAGAAgacgaggaggaaaaagggTGGATATAGGAAATGGGGGGGAAAAAGTGGTTGAAAACAGGGACACGGAACGGGAAGTTTGGGaagataaacgaataaaaatgcgAAGGGGGATATAGATCGGAGTGAAAAGACGTCGCGCGATAAATTAACTCGCTGTTCGAAGAGTCTCTGTCGTCCTGGATATCTATCTATGTACAATCGACGACGTCTGATCGGTCTGAGATCAAGAATCCGATTGCACGGTCTTCCGATGATggacgttatatatatatatacatacacgcaGATACAGAGTAGCGAAGCGGATATGGTAGGTAGAAAGAGGCGAGAAGAATGGATTAAGGGAATCGGTTTTTAAATCTAGGAATATAGACGCGCGGTCAAGCGCTCAATGTGTAGACGGGACGTAGACGGTATGCCGCGAGCCTGCTCATCGGCCGAAATACTGCAAGGTGATTCGGAATGATCCGAGCTCGAAAAGGTTCGCGATGAGAAGTGGAAGGGAGGGATAGACGAGTATTCTCGACAatcggaggaggaagagaacgATCATCGGACAGGGCGCGAGCGTTACGAACGGTGACTAGGTGAGAATTTCGGTTCGCTCGCTTCTTCCTCGCATCCGTCAAGGTGGGTGAAaacactctctctctttctctatctatttatccatctatctctccttcctcttttttcctgaTACTCCAAACACGCGATCAAGGGAAGCGTAGACCAAGGGACGCGCCGGATCCCGAGAACTGGTCCCAACCGGTTCGACATCTCGTCGATTTTCTCCAGTGGGGCAGTTGAATGCCGAGCCTCTTGCACTCGTGGACGTACGCGGTGAACGATTCGCAGTAGCAGTTTTCGGTCGGGCATTCGCACATGTCCTGTAGACAAGCCTTGTAGTACATGTTCGGATTCACCTTCTTGTGGCAGGCGTCGAAGATCTGCGATCTCAATCTGGTGCACAACCTGCGATCCGCACGTTCGATTAAAACGAATtccaagagagagagggagagagaggaaaacggAGAGTGATCTTACCGGTGATCCTTCCTACCCCTGCAACGTCTGGAGCGATCCATATTGACCACCGACTTTGGCCTCACGCAACTTTTCTTGGCCCCCACCAGCCACGATTGACCGAACGGTTGCGGATCTTGCAACAATTTGCCCCTTCGATTGGTGAAGTCGTCCTTTGGCAGGGAGTTGAAGTTCCCGCAGAGACCGCACAAATGTCCCCGATACGAAGTCGGGGCGGACACTTCGAGAAAGCTGATCCCATCCCAGAGAACCTTGATCCCGATATGCGTGCTCACGATTATACCGTCCACCGTTCGATTCACGTCCAGCCTATTGACCACGCGATAAGGTATCTCCACCTTCTTCCCGTTCACCTTCACTCGCATCTTCTGCCCGAGATTCACCTTCGAGTCACCCACCTACGAGACATAGAAAGAATACGCACTATAGGATGGATAATACCAGGATATACGCATATACATGATCGACCGTAGCGAGTAACCTTGATGGCGATCGTCTTCGTCCAGGCGGAGAATCTGGTCGATCTCGCATCGTTGGTAACCCGAATGCTGAACGTGTGCCCTATGCAATCGCTTGCCAATTGATACTTGCAAGCTCCCTTGAAGCTGTAAAATTTCCCATCGAACGTGCGGTAGTGGGGATCGCCGAAAACGGTGCACACACCGTCACCTGTgacaataattgtaatatatataaaacattctttCCTCAGGATCTAGTACTCACTTTCCACGCAACGGGGGCAGCACTGACCCTCCGGATGTTCCAACCTCGAATTCGGAGGGCAAGGTAAATTCAACGGCGGGCACATGGGCATCGCGCATCGTACTTTACCTTGCATGCAAGCGCATGCCTTGCACGAGTCAAGCTTCCAACTTTCGCCATCCTGCCTAGGACAAAAAGGGAATCTTTAAACGTTGGAACGTTGGATCTGGGGGGAGGGTTTAAGGGGGATAAGGTACACGCCGGATACTCGCCCCGTAAGTTTTGCCTGCGTAAGTGCAAGACGGTCGAACCTCCTCGACCTCGGGACACTGGGGGCAACAACGGCCCGGTAGGGCGATCTGGTGCTCGGCCGGGCAATCGTGGACGGGGCAAGTCTCTCGCACGCAGGACACGGTTGAATTGGAGCAGGTGCAACGGGTGCATTGGTCCAGATAGAATTGATTGCCGGAATTGTAGACGCTGGTCCCAAGTGTGCACGCGCCTTTCGGCGGCGACAAGTATCTCCCGCTACCTGTCCACGCGTTCCATTGCGCGATTCAGTTCTGTCGGGGAGTCGAGTATTTGTGTTCAATCTGTCGAATTGACGTACCTTTGCAACGTGGACAGCACTCGCCGGGATCGTGGACTATTCTCGAGCCGAGGCAATGGAGGACCGGGCAAGCTTGCTTGGCGCAGGTCAGCCGGGCACCGTTGCATCTGCAAGTGACGCATGGATCCTCGGTCGTGGTCACCGATCGATCCGCCGTCACCATTTGTCCGTTCACGTGGCATCCTACGAAACCACCGTATCCTTTGCACGCGTCCATTTCTATGTACGTAATATTGTAtcgtatgtgtatgtgtgtgtgtgcgagCGCGCGCGCGTTTCGTGTGTTGTGTTGTGTTATGTTGTGTTGTGTTGTGTTGTGTTGTTGTGTTGTTGTGTTGTGTTGTGTTGTGTTGTTGTGTTGTGTTGTGTTGTGTTGTGCTGTGCTGTGCTGTGCTGTGTTGTGTTGTGTTGTGTTGTGTTGTGTTGTGTTGTGTTGTGTTGTGTTGTGTTGTGTTGTGTTGTGTTGTGCTGTGCTGTGCTGTGCTGTGTTGCGTTGTGTTGTGTTGTGCTGTGTTGCGTTGTGTTGTGTTGTATGTGCGTGTGTGTAGGTTTGGAGAGTTACCAGTGCATACGGGGCAGCACTGGCCGGGCGGAGGAGGAATTGGATCCGAGCAAGGCGTGTAGCAATGCAATCGAGACTCGGTGATCACTCCTGCTTTGCAAGCGAAGATTCTACAGGGATCGTTTCCCTCGATCCACTCGGTCTCGGATCCATGATGAACTCCGTTTCGCGTGCAACCTTTGGAGCGAAGAGACAAAAagcgtgaaaaattttctcgagcgGGGAAAATTAGAGCGGAGAGACGATGGAGAGGGGTGGAATGCGTTTATCGGCGCAGAGAGAAGCGCGAGGAACAGAAGCGGCTTTGTGCCGCGCTAGGAACAATGCTCCCCGCCCGCGGAACGCTTCCACTCTCGGTCAAACTGGAGCGCGATCGCTTTCTCCGCTCTATCTTCTCTCGTATATTCTGGGTCtggttttattattacgaCTTTCGACTCGACCAACCTTTACACCTGTGACAACACTCGTCCTCCCGTGGCTCCAGCAACGTGTAACAACCTTCGATGCTTGGGCATTGCTGTTTCCTGCACTCGACGAAACCATTCTGCGAAATATACAGAAAGATACGCGTAATAAAGGCGAACGATCCTCACCCGCGTAATTATTTCTCTCGCCTCGTTATCGCGATCTATAATTAAACCTCTACGAGGACTTATCTCTCTCTACGAATTATTACGTAAAAGGTAAACGCGGATGATCCGAGAAAATAAGGGAGATCGTCGATCGAGGCGAGGCGAATAGTGAAATCGAAAGCGGCGTGGATAGATCGgtagatagatttttttctcttttttttttttaccttgcACAAACAATTGAAACACCTGGTGTTCGGGATCTTGTCCACGGTAAAGTCTTCTCCCTCGACGTCGCACGTTTCTCGGCTTCCTGGAAGCACAGAGGTAGCGATCACGATGATGATTCGGTACGATTGGTCGCGCGGTCGACCGATATCGGAACCCGGCGCCGATTCTTCGGTTACACGCATGCCATATCGATTATCCAAGGTCATAGGTGTATTATCTTCTATCTCAGAGAGAGGTCGAGCACGATTCTCgcgcttccttccttctttccttccttccttttttcccccttttttttttttttctctgtcaAGTACGCAGGAATGCGTGCGAGAAAGAACGCAGCGGCGTTGCCGCTCGCGTTTCCTTcgccttctctttctctccccctcttccttTTCCCCCCCGAGTTGTTTCGTTCTCGGCCGCGCATCGAGTTCCGTTTCGCGAGAAACGCAGGGAAACGCGTCGCGAAAAACCAGCGAGTTCTCGTTTCCGAATCGAACGaaagggagaagagagagagagagagagagagagagagagagagagagagagagagagagagagagaggacggATCGGATCGAAAGTCAAGGCAAACGCGCGGGCGTGCATATGTTGTTTACGCAATCGGTGGACTGTCGAGGGAATCGAGGGAAATTGTGGGTGATCGTGAGGTAGCGAGGACGATCGTTGTCAAactactactaccactactaTTACTACGGTGGGAAACGCGAATAGACAATGGAGACGGACCTAAGAATAGAGCGTTGACGTTCGCCGTTCGTTCCAATGACTTTCGATCGCGATCGCGAATCTCGTATCCGAGATGACGATCACCTACGTTCGAACTCACCTATTATACTTTCCGAGGCGTGGCAATGACGGATCGACGAGATTAAAGCCAGGGCCAGAACTAGGATCAACGGTTTCGAGGATAATCGTCTCATCCTTATCCTCGCCATCGATAACATCGGCTTAGTTTGCGTCTTCGCCCTCGTCGCCGATCACGATGGTTTACTAGAAAAGAGAAAGCAGAGGCTTCCGTCAGAGATCTCTCTCCCCTTCGAGGGTGACATTCCACGTCCCCGAAATCGATCACGAGAGAACAACGGAAAACGAATTTGGATCAAGGCTGTTGCGAGTAGTGGTGCGCCACCAGTAGCAGAGATCGCTCGCCGTGATCAACAAGGAaaggaataagaagaaaaagaagaagaacacgCCGGTTCGCCCATCAACGATTGTTGTCATAACCTTCTGCCCGTTCGTATATTTACGCTAGACCTCCGTATATTTTCACGAGTCACGGACAACGCAACAACCTACGGAATCTTTCTTCGTAACATCCGTAACGGTCGATTCGTAATCATTCCGAGAACCGCGCGCGTGCGGTTATCCGATACGATCCTACGTCGAAACGAGCCAGCTTCGTCTCGATTTCTCTTGTTCGTTCGATTCGCGCCTcgattcctctttttctttagatATCCAGATTCGCATTCCATCGCTTTATCTCGTATCGAGAGCTCGGAAAGTCGAGCGAAATTTTCCGATCGGACGaacaaacgaacgaacgaacgaacgaacgaacgcgtgtcgttctctcctcttcttttctcagACTCGTCGACTCGTCTCTAGCTCGATCCCCTCCACTCTCTCTTCACCGATATTCGTATTATCTCTTTTCCCCGCGTCCCATCTTCAGCTTCGCGATCGACTAATGGACGAAGCGAGTTCCGTTTATCTCTTCTCCATTCGTTTCGAACAACGCGATCAGGTATTCGCGCCTTTCCAACTTGTCGTCgcttggataaaaaaaaaaaaaagatcgaaaaatcgaatcctttctttcctttctccatGTATTTCTTTAATCGAGATTCGCGAAACTCGACCGATCACAGCCACGGTACTCGAGTATTGGAATCGCGTAAATAACGCGGTCGAGGTTCGAGCAAGTAACGAGTACGGACAGAGGGGAGAGAAGGGAGAACGACGCGCGATAAAgtgagaggaaaaagagagagaagaaagaacgaTTGTCGCGGGGACGAAAGAAACGATCAAGCAGCGAAGGTTTCGACAATTTTACAAGATTTAACTCGAAATTAAGCCTCTAGTCGAGATCTCTCGACGCGTAATCGAGCAAACAAATAGCACGATCCAAAAAGACGCGTCCTTACGCGAGAACAGCGTCGAGGACGGTTGAGAAGCAACCGGAGGTAAGTGGCACGAGCTGTCGCGTGCACTGGCACGCCGTGACGGAACGACAACAACGGAACAGGTGCGTGGAACAAGAAGGGCTTGCTGCGCACCATCTGCCCGCATGTGCGTCGGTATACGAACTCTTGGACAAGTGAGTACGCATACCTACCTATCTACCtatctacctacctacctacctacctacctacctacctacccatctatccatccatccatccatccatctatTCATCCATCTACCTACCTATCTATCTACCTAC
The sequence above is drawn from the Apis cerana isolate GH-2021 linkage group LG11, AcerK_1.0, whole genome shotgun sequence genome and encodes:
- the LOC107994530 gene encoding BMP-binding endothelial regulator protein → MLSMARIRMRRLSSKPLILVLALALISSIRHCHASESIIGSRETCDVEGEDFTVDKIPNTRCFNCLCKNGFVECRKQQCPSIEGCYTLLEPREDECCHRCKGCTRNGVHHGSETEWIEGNDPCRIFACKAGVITESRLHCYTPCSDPIPPPPGQCCPVCTGCHVNGQMVTADRSVTTTEDPCVTCRCNGARLTCAKQACPVLHCLGSRIVHDPGECCPRCKGSGRYLSPPKGACTLGTSVYNSGNQFYLDQCTRCTCSNSTVSCVRETCPVHDCPAEHQIALPGRCCPQCPEVEEVRPSCTYAGKTYGDGESWKLDSCKACACMQGKVRCAMPMCPPLNLPCPPNSRLEHPEGQCCPRCVESDGVCTVFGDPHYRTFDGKFYSFKGACKYQLASDCIGHTFSIRVTNDARSTRFSAWTKTIAIKVGDSKVNLGQKMRVKVNGKKVEIPYRVVNRLDVNRTVDGIIVSTHIGIKVLWDGISFLEVSAPTSYRGHLCGLCGNFNSLPKDDFTNRRGKLLQDPQPFGQSWLVGAKKSCVRPKSVVNMDRSRRCRGRKDHRLCTRLRSQIFDACHKKVNPNMYYKACLQDMCECPTENCYCESFTAYVHECKRLGIQLPHWRKSTRCRTGWDQFSGSGASLGLRFP